A genomic segment from Campylobacter sp. MG1 encodes:
- a CDS encoding TolC family protein, with translation MRIIFVFLIMLSTSIAKDFYTILDYALKNSPIINIAKIDIKSANYNYDFYKSYLYPELSFNADFKYSNTKSNDYKRELFSNYNNHQSTISLILKYDLFKFGNDYYKIKSAKENIATSNYNKCYKELQLSLDLLEYYKLALLSENKLKTYKNLSLAYESLYKLSKRLNKVGELDLINVNSYFLDFSDAKTQILKLEFELRNYLSYISYLSNLNIDKIDDFSKIDEIALDFLEFEKTNKFLELNSKIKSSMYELKSLNQRPTISLYSRYDFYDKTKNNYQDLADSSKKHGYLVGIGINYIIFDGFKTSSSKELKQLEINKLNQELIQAKLEYEKQINELIFFIQNKDEIIKTLKIISKEANANMHNVTKLHKTGEKSKFEVINASIENYKKLQDLNEYIINANANAIKINLINNQFNNCKKGY, from the coding sequence ATGAGAATTATTTTTGTTTTTCTTATAATGCTTAGCACATCAATAGCTAAAGATTTTTACACCATACTAGACTATGCACTTAAAAATTCTCCTATCATAAATATCGCAAAAATAGATATTAAAAGCGCTAATTATAATTATGATTTTTATAAATCATATTTGTATCCAGAATTATCATTTAATGCAGATTTTAAGTATTCAAATACAAAAAGTAATGATTATAAAAGAGAGCTTTTTAGCAATTATAACAATCATCAAAGCACAATATCACTTATATTAAAATATGATTTATTCAAATTTGGAAATGATTATTATAAAATCAAATCAGCCAAAGAAAATATCGCTACAAGTAATTACAATAAGTGTTATAAGGAATTGCAATTATCACTAGATTTATTAGAATACTACAAACTCGCACTATTAAGTGAAAATAAATTAAAAACATATAAAAATTTAAGCCTTGCTTATGAAAGTTTATATAAATTATCAAAGAGATTAAATAAAGTTGGAGAATTAGATTTAATCAATGTAAATTCTTATTTTTTGGACTTTAGTGATGCAAAAACGCAGATTTTAAAACTAGAATTTGAATTAAGAAATTATTTATCATATATATCGTATTTATCAAATCTTAATATTGATAAAATAGATGATTTTAGTAAAATTGATGAAATTGCTTTAGACTTTTTAGAATTTGAAAAAACAAATAAATTTTTAGAATTAAATTCTAAAATAAAAAGCTCAATGTATGAATTAAAATCCCTAAATCAACGCCCTACAATAAGCCTTTATTCAAGATATGATTTTTATGATAAAACCAAAAATAATTATCAAGACCTTGCCGATAGTTCTAAAAAACACGGGTACTTAGTAGGAATTGGGATTAACTATATTATATTTGATGGATTTAAAACAAGTTCATCTAAAGAGTTAAAACAATTAGAAATAAACAAATTAAATCAAGAGCTAATACAAGCAAAGCTAGAATATGAAAAACAAATAAACGAGCTTATATTTTTCATACAAAACAAAGATGAAATAATAAAAACCTTAAAAATAATAAGCAAAGAAGCAAATGCAAATATGCATAATGTAACCAAACTACACAAAACTGGTGAAAAATCAAAATTTGAAGTCATAAATGCAAGTATAGAAAACTATAAAAAACTCCAAGATTTAAATGAATATATAATAAATGCAAATGCAAACGCTATTAAAATTAATTTAATAAATAATCAATTTAATAATTGTAAAAAAGGATATTAA
- a CDS encoding HlyD family type I secretion periplasmic adaptor subunit: protein MFKIFKKFDDDTHEFKPLLVELEDRPQNPLGKSILYIVLFVIVFSIAWLILAKVDIVVSASGKVVPDGEIKIIKPLENGVIYKILVKEGDKIKANEPLILVDPSVSKVNLESKKENLKALEDSLKRLNALSNESELKDVSNAELSLYQNQLNSFKNSINTYEFKIKQTINSLQANKEELKRLEIEHKYTSSKLNRLSKVKDIIAYKDYENLLKTKQDLQLQILVNKNKSLELENKLNELTKELESFKANFIAKNYDELLKTKNEIALLKADINAIEFQSLRQVISSPVDGYVGKLFVNTEGSSVSSNEQLISIIPIDKPLIIKANVLNQDIGYLKKGQNVAIKITTFNFQKYGKLDGILEHIGNDAIKDEKLGDIFEIKVKLLKNHLIVDGEVKEIEPGMQVIAEVKVGKRRVIEFFIYPIIRYLDEGLSIR, encoded by the coding sequence ATGTTTAAAATTTTTAAAAAATTTGATGATGATACACACGAATTTAAACCACTTTTAGTAGAGTTAGAAGATAGACCGCAAAATCCATTAGGTAAAAGTATTTTATATATAGTTTTATTTGTAATAGTTTTTAGTATTGCTTGGCTAATACTAGCTAAGGTTGATATAGTAGTAAGTGCTAGTGGTAAAGTAGTGCCTGATGGAGAAATTAAAATAATCAAACCTTTAGAAAACGGAGTAATTTATAAAATTCTTGTAAAAGAAGGTGATAAAATAAAAGCAAATGAGCCTTTAATACTAGTTGACCCAAGTGTATCTAAAGTCAATTTAGAAAGTAAAAAAGAGAATTTAAAAGCTTTAGAAGATAGTTTAAAAAGATTAAATGCACTAAGTAACGAGAGCGAATTAAAAGATGTTAGTAATGCAGAATTAAGCCTATATCAAAACCAATTAAATAGCTTTAAAAATAGCATAAACACTTATGAATTTAAAATCAAACAAACTATTAATTCATTACAAGCTAATAAAGAAGAATTAAAAAGATTAGAAATAGAGCATAAATACACAAGCTCAAAATTAAATAGACTTAGCAAGGTAAAAGATATAATCGCTTATAAAGATTATGAAAATTTATTAAAAACAAAGCAAGATTTACAATTACAAATACTTGTAAATAAAAACAAATCTTTAGAATTAGAAAATAAATTAAACGAACTCACAAAAGAACTTGAGAGCTTTAAAGCAAATTTTATTGCTAAAAATTACGATGAACTCTTAAAAACTAAAAATGAAATAGCATTATTAAAGGCAGATATAAACGCGATAGAATTTCAAAGTCTAAGGCAAGTTATTTCATCGCCAGTTGATGGATATGTAGGAAAATTATTTGTAAATACTGAAGGAAGTTCTGTATCAAGCAATGAGCAATTAATATCAATAATCCCAATTGATAAGCCACTTATAATAAAAGCAAATGTATTAAATCAAGATATAGGATATCTTAAAAAAGGGCAAAATGTAGCTATCAAAATAACCACATTTAATTTTCAAAAATACGGCAAACTAGATGGAATTTTAGAACATATTGGAAACGATGCTATAAAAGATGAAAAATTAGGAGATATTTTTGAAATTAAGGTAAAACTTTTAAAAAATCATTTGATAGTAGATGGGGAAGTAAAAGAAATAGAACCAGGAATGCAAGTAATAGCTGAAGTAAAGGTTGGCAAAAGAAGAGTAATAGAGTTTTTCATATATCCTATTATTAGATATCTTGATGAAGGGCTTAGTATTAGATGA
- a CDS encoding VWA domain-containing protein, protein MANFRLNLNGDFTSEILSLYLWGQKRAPSKDEIASNKWIGRKEESITAIVNGEQFVNKAGNFVNAKDFKLFDVFFSGKMRDGKKLNVNNIRSKVEINNKELILNHDQFVELFYRGTSEEGSAQDAYKSLSLYDRNIYGENFAKLAFMFGTITVGLDTENIRYVLDKDLNPIRVDNVSYIVKDEWKGKKENFDFDGGKGSDDINGILKQVADPSNIGKKVIIKFDGTPTVKAGTISKKVFKNLNNLSSLANQKHPNIGVCDGLQDEDKNSCEITLKMQPYFDKYRKFYEEYKRIRGTGVIDFRAEDDRLVIFGTKENDTLEGTKATNFNFTDNVNDGNNYIPDSLTAMFFDLNHYKQYIKNGIVYVGGNGADNILGTKYNDILYASDSSLYDDNSNNILNGDDGDDILYGSNGYDTLIGGNGFDTYYAGDKDEIIDSDGKGQVIFNGSTLKGGSYDEDRKVYIDAKDTSITYKLKDNNDLIVTKGDSSITIRNFKKSEDGFLNINLNNNPGKEVAIVIDTTGSMGDDIATCKANAKIIASNIFKENFYSKISIVTYNDNDIKTIGTYTNYQSFLGGINKVHLQNGGTEYTMAAILEGMSNFSPYNHLSKEVYVMTDEPGDDNHRRDEVERKAKNLSVGFRSIYNANKYEDNSVKINFIAIRNEFEHFKDLAKNTNGMYFNSNSSEELSDALFELSNIGTSSNDTIEGNDKDNSLNGFGGDDTLVGKAGSDTYTFTGLNFGNDTIIESNLNNIDKNTIIFKDVSYKDVRFKKDLNDLKITLNKDNSVTIKDFYNTNNESKISSISFSDVTLDELAIKRSVSMQANKEAIIFLKEKDFSFSNFATSTFAVAYQDNASNISTSYKDDVIIGSNKNDIISTKLGNDTLIGGKGDDKLYGGFGNDIYVYRKGDGNDLIYDDGGQDALKLQNLKADEIFLIKDGKDLLIKFKDDDTNSIRVAHHFAWKFGYHNQINTIELDDNKFINTKTIDKLIEQTSAFAKNNGIDIHNINHINDDRLNQIYMSAWN, encoded by the coding sequence ATGGCAAATTTTAGATTGAATTTAAATGGTGATTTTACAAGCGAAATATTATCATTGTATTTATGGGGACAAAAAAGAGCTCCTAGTAAAGATGAGATAGCAAGTAATAAATGGATAGGTAGAAAAGAAGAAAGCATTACTGCTATAGTAAATGGAGAACAGTTTGTAAATAAAGCAGGTAATTTTGTAAATGCTAAGGATTTTAAACTATTTGATGTATTTTTTAGTGGAAAGATGAGAGATGGTAAAAAATTAAATGTAAACAATATTAGGTCTAAAGTAGAGATTAATAATAAAGAACTTATTTTAAATCACGATCAATTTGTGGAATTGTTTTATAGAGGAACATCAGAAGAAGGTTCGGCACAAGACGCTTATAAATCTTTAAGTTTATATGATAGGAATATATACGGTGAAAATTTTGCAAAACTTGCCTTTATGTTTGGAACTATAACTGTTGGTTTAGATACTGAAAATATAAGATATGTATTAGATAAAGATTTAAACCCAATAAGAGTTGATAATGTAAGCTATATAGTAAAAGATGAATGGAAAGGTAAAAAAGAAAATTTTGATTTTGATGGTGGAAAAGGAAGTGACGATATTAATGGAATTTTAAAACAAGTTGCTGACCCATCAAATATAGGTAAAAAAGTTATAATAAAATTTGATGGAACACCTACAGTAAAAGCTGGAACTATAAGTAAAAAAGTTTTTAAGAATTTAAATAATTTAAGTAGTTTAGCTAATCAAAAGCATCCAAACATTGGTGTATGCGATGGATTACAAGATGAAGATAAAAATTCTTGCGAAATTACTTTAAAAATGCAACCATACTTTGATAAGTATCGTAAATTTTATGAAGAATATAAGCGTATTAGAGGGACTGGTGTTATTGATTTTAGAGCAGAAGATGATAGGTTGGTAATTTTTGGAACCAAGGAGAATGATACTTTAGAAGGAACAAAGGCTACAAATTTTAATTTTACAGATAATGTAAACGATGGTAATAATTATATCCCAGATTCGCTTACAGCTATGTTTTTTGATTTAAACCACTACAAACAATATATTAAAAATGGTATAGTTTATGTAGGTGGTAATGGAGCTGATAATATATTAGGAACTAAATACAATGATATATTATATGCGAGTGATAGTAGCTTATATGATGATAATTCTAATAATATCTTAAATGGAGATGATGGTGATGATATTCTTTATGGAAGTAATGGTTATGATACTTTAATCGGTGGCAATGGCTTTGATACCTACTATGCAGGAGATAAAGACGAGATAATAGATAGCGATGGAAAAGGTCAAGTAATATTTAATGGTTCTACATTAAAAGGTGGCTCTTATGATGAAGATAGGAAAGTATATATAGATGCTAAAGATACAAGTATTACATATAAGCTTAAAGACAATAATGATTTAATAGTAACTAAAGGCGATAGTAGTATAACAATACGCAATTTTAAAAAAAGCGAAGATGGATTTTTAAATATTAATTTAAATAATAACCCAGGCAAAGAAGTAGCTATAGTAATAGATACAACAGGTTCTATGGGAGATGATATAGCAACTTGCAAAGCAAATGCAAAGATTATAGCTAGTAATATCTTTAAAGAAAATTTTTATTCTAAAATATCAATAGTTACTTATAATGATAATGATATAAAAACAATTGGAACTTACACTAATTATCAGAGTTTTTTAGGTGGAATAAATAAAGTTCATTTACAAAATGGTGGCACAGAATACACTATGGCAGCTATCTTAGAAGGAATGAGCAATTTTAGTCCATACAATCATCTAAGCAAAGAAGTATATGTAATGACAGATGAGCCTGGGGATGATAATCATAGAAGAGATGAAGTAGAAAGAAAAGCTAAAAACCTTTCAGTAGGCTTTAGAAGTATTTATAATGCCAATAAATACGAAGATAATTCAGTAAAAATTAATTTTATAGCTATTCGTAATGAGTTTGAGCATTTTAAAGATTTAGCTAAAAATACTAATGGAATGTATTTTAATTCAAATTCAAGTGAAGAGCTTAGCGATGCTTTATTTGAATTAAGCAATATAGGAACCTCAAGCAATGATACAATAGAAGGTAATGATAAGGATAATAGCCTTAATGGATTTGGTGGAGATGATACACTAGTAGGTAAGGCTGGAAGCGATACTTATACATTTACTGGGCTTAATTTTGGTAACGATACCATAATAGAAAGTAATTTAAATAATATTGATAAAAATACAATTATTTTTAAAGATGTAAGCTATAAAGATGTAAGATTTAAAAAAGATTTAAATGATTTAAAAATTACACTTAATAAAGATAATAGCGTAACAATAAAAGATTTTTATAATACCAATAATGAAAGTAAAATTAGTAGCATAAGCTTTAGTGATGTTACATTAGATGAACTAGCTATCAAAAGAAGCGTAAGTATGCAAGCAAACAAAGAAGCGATAATATTCTTAAAAGAAAAAGATTTTAGCTTTTCTAATTTTGCTACATCAACATTTGCAGTAGCCTATCAAGATAATGCAAGTAATATAAGCACATCTTATAAAGATGATGTAATAATAGGTAGTAATAAAAACGATATTATATCAACCAAATTAGGCAATGATACTTTAATCGGTGGTAAAGGAGATGATAAGTTATATGGTGGATTTGGTAATGATATATATGTTTATAGGAAAGGTGATGGAAATGATTTAATCTATGACGATGGTGGGCAAGATGCTTTAAAATTACAAAATTTAAAAGCTGATGAAATATTTTTGATAAAAGATGGTAAAGACCTGCTAATAAAGTTTAAAGATGATGATACAAATAGCATAAGAGTAGCACATCACTTTGCTTGGAAATTTGGCTATCACAATCAAATAAACACAATAGAACTTGATGATAATAAATTCATCAATACAAAAACAATAGATAAACTAATAGAGCAAACTAGTGCATTTGCTAAAAATAACGGCATAGATATTCATAATATTAATCATATAAACGATGATAGATTAAATCAAATCTATATGAGTGCTTGGAATTAA
- a CDS encoding fumarate reductase iron-sulfur subunit, whose amino-acid sequence MSRKLTIKVFKYNPYSKISKPHFATYELEEAPGMTIFIVLNYIRENYDAGLSFDFVCRAGICGSCAMVINGKPRLACKTLTKDFTDGVIELMPLPAFKHIKDLSVNTGEWMEGMCKRVESWIHTDKEVDISKIEERVEPAVAEETFELDRCIECGICIASCATKVMRPNFIGAAGMMRAARYEQDPHDKRTLDDFYELVGDDDGIFGCMSLLACEDNCPKQLPLQTKIAFLRRKLATNKG is encoded by the coding sequence ATGAGTAGAAAACTAACTATTAAAGTATTTAAATATAATCCATATAGTAAAATTAGCAAACCACATTTTGCTACCTATGAATTAGAAGAAGCTCCAGGTATGACAATTTTTATAGTATTAAATTATATTAGAGAAAATTATGATGCTGGTCTTAGTTTTGATTTTGTTTGTCGCGCTGGAATTTGTGGCTCATGTGCTATGGTTATAAATGGTAAGCCAAGGCTTGCATGCAAAACTCTTACTAAAGATTTTACAGATGGTGTGATAGAACTTATGCCATTACCTGCATTTAAACATATTAAAGATTTAAGTGTTAATACAGGTGAGTGGATGGAAGGTATGTGCAAAAGAGTTGAGAGTTGGATACATACTGATAAAGAAGTTGATATTTCTAAGATTGAAGAAAGAGTTGAACCGGCAGTCGCTGAAGAGACATTCGAGCTTGACCGCTGTATCGAATGTGGTATTTGTATAGCGTCATGTGCTACTAAGGTTATGAGGCCGAATTTTATAGGTGCAGCTGGAATGATGAGAGCTGCAAGATACGAGCAAGACCCACACGATAAAAGAACTTTAGATGATTTTTATGAATTAGTTGGCGATGATGATGGAATATTTGGTTGTATGAGCTTGTTAGCTTGTGAGGATAACTGTCCTAAACAATTACCACTACAAACTAAAATTGCCTTTTTGCGTAGAAAATTAGCTACAAATAAAGGTTAA
- a CDS encoding fumarate reductase flavoprotein subunit, with amino-acid sequence MRVEFTDALIIGGGLAGLRSAVEVAKSGQKVTLLSICPVKRSHSAAVQGGMQASLGNSIKGEGDNEDLHFADTVKGSDWGCDQEVARMFVQTVPKAVRELASWGVPWTRIAKGPRNVVINAQRVTIEEKEESHGLINARDFGGTKKWRTCYIADATGHCMIFGVANEAIKHNVKIIDRMEALRIIHKDGICLGVIARSLIDGSLTAFVAKGTMLATGGYGRVYKQTTNAVICEGTGAAMALETGLCSLSNMEAVQFHPTPIVPSGILLTEGCRGDGGVLRDVDGYRFMPDYEPEKKELASRDVVSRRMMEHIRKGKGVKSMYGDHLWLDISILGRAHVEKNLRDVRDICMTFNGIDPADEGPKGWAPVIPMQHYSMGGIRTKPNGETPKMKGLFVAGEAACWDLHGFNRLGGNSCAETVVAGMVVGDYFSNYCKDYTNEVDMEVVEKFYNQERDYINEIVNRKGNCNVYKIKNEMKDIMWEHVSIFRTGENLQKAVDRLEELYKESKNITIENKEINCSNPELEDAYRVPRMLKVALCIARGALMRTESRGAHYREDYPKRDDANWMKRTMTYWDDGATLPRVEYEDLDIMKMEMPPAFRGYGAKGNIIENPLSEKRQAEVDSIREKMEAEGKNRVEIQEALMPYELQPRFKAANERIGANQ; translated from the coding sequence ATGAGAGTAGAATTTACAGATGCATTAATAATAGGTGGTGGTTTAGCAGGACTTAGAAGTGCTGTAGAAGTTGCAAAAAGTGGTCAAAAGGTTACTTTACTTAGTATTTGTCCAGTCAAACGTTCACATTCAGCGGCTGTTCAAGGTGGTATGCAAGCTAGCTTAGGAAATTCGATTAAAGGTGAGGGTGATAATGAGGATTTGCATTTTGCCGATACTGTAAAAGGAAGTGACTGGGGATGTGATCAAGAAGTTGCTCGTATGTTTGTTCAAACTGTTCCAAAAGCTGTTCGTGAATTAGCTAGTTGGGGTGTACCTTGGACTAGAATTGCTAAAGGCCCTAGAAATGTTGTAATAAACGCTCAAAGGGTTACAATAGAAGAAAAAGAAGAATCTCACGGACTTATAAATGCAAGAGATTTTGGTGGGACTAAAAAATGGAGAACTTGTTATATTGCTGATGCTACAGGACATTGTATGATTTTCGGTGTTGCAAATGAAGCTATAAAACATAATGTAAAAATCATAGATAGAATGGAAGCTTTAAGAATTATTCATAAAGATGGAATTTGTTTAGGAGTAATTGCAAGAAGCCTAATTGATGGGAGTTTAACAGCTTTTGTAGCAAAAGGCACTATGTTGGCAACAGGTGGATATGGTAGAGTTTATAAGCAAACCACAAATGCAGTAATTTGCGAAGGTACTGGTGCAGCTATGGCGCTTGAAACAGGTTTATGTTCTTTATCAAATATGGAAGCGGTTCAATTTCACCCAACTCCAATCGTTCCAAGTGGAATACTTTTAACTGAAGGTTGTCGTGGTGATGGTGGTGTTCTAAGAGATGTTGATGGATATCGTTTTATGCCTGATTATGAACCAGAGAAAAAAGAACTTGCTAGCCGTGATGTTGTAAGTCGTCGTATGATGGAACACATTAGAAAAGGTAAAGGTGTTAAAAGTATGTATGGAGACCATTTGTGGCTTGATATATCTATCTTAGGTCGTGCTCATGTAGAAAAGAATTTAAGAGATGTTCGTGATATTTGTATGACATTTAATGGAATTGACCCAGCTGATGAAGGTCCTAAAGGTTGGGCACCAGTTATTCCTATGCAACATTATTCAATGGGTGGAATTAGAACTAAACCAAATGGAGAAACTCCTAAAATGAAAGGTTTATTTGTTGCTGGTGAAGCGGCATGCTGGGATTTGCATGGTTTTAACAGACTTGGTGGAAATAGTTGTGCTGAAACAGTTGTTGCCGGTATGGTTGTAGGTGATTATTTTTCTAATTATTGTAAAGATTATACAAATGAAGTTGATATGGAAGTTGTAGAAAAATTTTATAATCAAGAAAGAGATTATATAAATGAAATAGTAAATCGTAAGGGCAACTGTAATGTGTATAAAATTAAAAATGAAATGAAAGATATTATGTGGGAGCATGTTTCTATTTTTAGAACTGGAGAAAATTTACAAAAAGCAGTGGATAGATTAGAAGAATTGTATAAAGAAAGTAAAAATATAACTATTGAAAATAAAGAAATTAATTGCTCTAATCCAGAATTAGAAGATGCTTATAGGGTTCCTAGAATGCTAAAAGTTGCGTTATGTATTGCAAGGGGTGCTTTAATGAGGACTGAAAGTCGTGGAGCACATTATAGAGAAGATTATCCAAAAAGAGATGATGCAAATTGGATGAAAAGAACTATGACTTACTGGGATGATGGTGCAACTTTACCTAGAGTTGAATATGAAGACCTTGATATTATGAAAATGGAAATGCCACCAGCGTTTCGTGGATATGGTGCTAAAGGAAATATCATAGAAAACCCATTAAGTGAAAAAAGACAAGCAGAAGTTGATAGTATAAGAGAAAAGATGGAAGCAGAAGGTAAAAATAGAGTTGAAATTCAAGAAGCATTAATGCCTTATGAATTACAACCGAGATTTAAAGCAGCTAATGAAAGAATAGGAGCTAACCAATGA
- a CDS encoding fumarate reductase cytochrome b subunit gives MSSKIETAKIENFLGKRVDGTKSRLPARLDYYQSATGLILALFMWGHMALVSTALISEELFDSLASFFELEWLLGKGYPIIDSMIVFVLFIVFFTHAMLALRKFPISYRQWQIAREHSKLINHQDTNLWLVQIVTGFVMFFLGSIHLGIMCFMPETMNVEGAHNRIVEHNMWIFYVLLLVSVEFHALIGLYRLCVKWGWFDGVNVAQSRERRKTLKTAMWVLIVFFLTLGCINIIHHFF, from the coding sequence GTGTCTAGTAAAATTGAAACTGCTAAGATTGAAAATTTTTTAGGCAAACGTGTTGATGGTACTAAGTCTAGACTTCCAGCAAGACTTGATTATTATCAAAGTGCTACAGGCTTAATTTTGGCTTTATTTATGTGGGGTCATATGGCATTGGTCTCAACAGCGCTTATTAGCGAAGAATTGTTTGATAGCCTAGCGTCTTTTTTTGAACTAGAATGGTTGCTTGGTAAAGGATATCCTATTATAGATTCTATGATTGTTTTTGTACTTTTTATTGTATTTTTTACCCATGCTATGCTTGCATTAAGAAAATTTCCAATATCTTATAGACAATGGCAAATTGCTAGAGAACATTCTAAATTGATAAATCATCAAGATACAAATTTATGGTTAGTTCAAATAGTTACTGGTTTTGTTATGTTTTTCTTAGGTTCTATACATTTAGGTATTATGTGTTTTATGCCTGAAACTATGAATGTAGAAGGTGCTCATAATCGTATAGTAGAACATAATATGTGGATTTTTTATGTTTTATTATTGGTTAGTGTTGAATTTCATGCTCTAATAGGTTTATATCGCCTATGTGTAAAATGGGGTTGGTTTGATGGTGTTAATGTAGCACAATCAAGAGAGAGAAGAAAAACTTTAAAGACTGCAATGTGGGTTTTAATAGTATTTTTCTTAACTTTAGGCTGTATTAATATTATACACCACTTTTTTTAA
- the mrdA gene encoding penicillin-binding protein 2, which yields MRLKIVITFIVLFFVLLISRVYWLSIYSNEYYQELSEKNSTKIELIAPIRGIILDRNDTPLAVNKLGFSVSLKPHLKEHELNLIGDKIKNCFTDINIDKIYKTYKREDGYYNQDFIEIIDFIEYDNITKCYFELNLDENISIKPSVKRLYPFNKIASHIIGYVGRANSEDMLNNEVVQITKRIGKTGIEKYYDNVLQGVLGKKVSRVNSINKEIEELEFNKPIMNNDIQLSIDINFQKYLDELFKNISGSAIVLNIKDGSILAAGSYPEYDLNPFVTGITQNEWNMMIQDLDHPFTNKLINGRYPPGSVVKMGVGLAFLSSGKIDTNTSFTCTGSFDFGGRKFRCHNIYGHGSMDLNSAIRASCDDYFYKGSLKVGIADISAMLYKLGFGRKSEIDLPLESVGILPNKDWKMARYNQPWYQGETLITSIGQGNFLATPMQVAVYTAKIASGYEIKPHFINKINNKKIEFEKKEIFTPSEKQYLKYIRNAMYDVANNSRGTGYKHLQEAKIILAAKTGTAQVVEISQSEKKRMREENMEYYTRSHAWMNAYGPYEDPTYAVVVLVEHGMHGGSTSGPIVAKIFNKLIELGYIDEKYVKNK from the coding sequence GTGAGATTAAAAATAGTTATTACATTTATAGTATTATTTTTTGTCTTATTGATAAGTAGAGTATATTGGCTTAGTATTTATAGTAATGAATATTATCAAGAATTATCAGAAAAAAATTCAACAAAAATAGAATTGATAGCACCTATTAGAGGTATTATACTAGATAGAAACGATACACCTTTAGCTGTTAATAAATTAGGTTTTTCAGTATCTTTAAAACCTCATTTAAAAGAACATGAATTAAATTTAATAGGTGATAAAATTAAAAATTGTTTTACTGATATTAATATAGATAAAATTTATAAAACATATAAGAGAGAAGATGGATATTATAATCAAGATTTTATAGAAATTATTGATTTTATAGAGTATGATAATATTACTAAGTGTTATTTTGAGCTAAATTTAGATGAAAATATATCAATTAAACCAAGTGTAAAACGATTATATCCATTTAACAAAATAGCTAGTCATATAATAGGATATGTAGGACGAGCTAATTCAGAAGATATGTTAAATAATGAAGTTGTTCAAATTACAAAAAGAATAGGTAAAACTGGTATAGAAAAATATTATGATAATGTTTTACAAGGTGTATTAGGCAAAAAAGTATCAAGAGTAAATTCTATAAATAAGGAAATAGAAGAATTAGAATTTAATAAACCTATTATGAATAATGATATACAACTTAGTATAGATATTAATTTTCAAAAATATTTAGATGAACTTTTCAAAAATATCAGTGGTTCAGCTATTGTATTAAATATAAAAGACGGCTCAATTTTAGCTGCTGGTTCATATCCAGAATATGATTTGAACCCATTTGTAACTGGTATCACTCAAAATGAATGGAATATGATGATTCAAGATTTAGATCACCCATTTACAAATAAATTGATAAATGGCAGATATCCCCCTGGTTCGGTTGTTAAAATGGGTGTTGGATTAGCTTTTTTAAGTAGTGGAAAAATAGATACTAACACAAGTTTTACATGCACTGGTTCGTTTGATTTTGGTGGTAGGAAATTTAGATGTCACAATATTTACGGACATGGTTCAATGGATTTAAATAGCGCTATTAGAGCAAGTTGTGATGATTATTTTTACAAAGGAAGTTTAAAAGTAGGGATTGCTGATATTAGTGCTATGTTATATAAACTTGGTTTTGGTAGAAAAAGTGAAATTGATTTACCATTAGAAAGTGTCGGAATCCTTCCTAATAAAGATTGGAAAATGGCAAGATATAATCAACCATGGTATCAAGGAGAAACTTTAATTACAAGTATTGGTCAAGGTAATTTTTTAGCGACTCCTATGCAAGTAGCAGTATATACAGCGAAAATAGCAAGTGGATATGAAATTAAGCCACATTTTATAAATAAAATTAATAATAAAAAAATAGAATTTGAAAAAAAAGAAATTTTTACGCCTAGTGAAAAACAATATTTAAAATATATTCGTAACGCTATGTATGATGTAGCAAATAATTCAAGAGGGACAGGTTATAAACACTTACAAGAAGCTAAAATAATATTAGCAGCTAAAACAGGGACTGCACAAGTTGTTGAAATTTCACAAAGTGAAAAGAAAAGAATGAGAGAAGAAAATATGGAATATTATACTAGAAGTCATGCTTGGATGAATGCTTATGGACCATATGAAGATCCTACTTATGCAGTTGTTGTCTTAGTTGAACATGGTATGCATGGTGGTTCTACCTCAGGACCAATAGTAGCTAAAATTTTTAATAAGCTAATAGAATTAGGCTATATAGATGAAAAATATGTAAAAAATAAATAA